One stretch of Rhodoferax lithotrophicus DNA includes these proteins:
- a CDS encoding STAS domain-containing protein, protein MSISFDLPEEMTIYSAVETRDALLAWVTEQSAKSTKLLEISAANVREVDGAGLQLLAALSHTDHPWKLIQPSPALMDACATMGMSAWLSEQTTNV, encoded by the coding sequence ATGAGCATTTCCTTTGATCTCCCCGAAGAAATGACGATTTACAGCGCAGTTGAAACGCGTGATGCCTTGCTGGCATGGGTGACGGAGCAGAGCGCCAAATCTACCAAGTTGCTGGAAATTTCTGCAGCCAATGTCAGGGAGGTGGATGGTGCAGGTCTCCAGTTGCTGGCTGCACTGTCGCATACCGACCACCCGTGGAAGCTGATCCAACCCAGTCCAGCTCTGATGGATGCTTGTGCCACCATGGGCATGTCTGCATGGCTGTCTGAGCAAACCACCAATGTTTGA
- a CDS encoding response regulator yields the protein MAQTILVIDDSASLRQVVVMALQGAGYEVLQAGDGQAALALLDGRKIHMAVCDVNMPRMNGIEFVKAAKALPNYRFLPILMLTTESQESKKEEGKAAGAKAWMVKPFSPASLLNAVSKLCLP from the coding sequence ATGGCACAAACTATTTTGGTGATTGATGACTCTGCAAGCTTGCGCCAAGTGGTGGTTATGGCCTTGCAAGGTGCAGGATACGAGGTGTTGCAGGCAGGTGATGGGCAAGCTGCGTTGGCATTGCTGGATGGTCGCAAGATTCACATGGCCGTGTGCGACGTGAACATGCCGCGCATGAATGGCATTGAATTTGTCAAGGCGGCCAAGGCGTTGCCCAATTACCGGTTTTTGCCGATTTTGATGCTCACCACAGAGAGTCAGGAGTCGAAAAAAGAAGAGGGTAAAGCAGCTGGTGCCAAGGCCTGGATGGTCAAGCCGTTTTCACCTGCCTCACTGCTGAATGCAGTTTCCAAACTTTGTCTGCCATGA
- a CDS encoding methyl-accepting chemotaxis protein, producing MNFFAPGIALLRPLSGRVRFWVLQIPLVSALSVILVMHLFESNNAPLDGRLVAALAFVGLLCWLYLQLAFFDITRGERDRTEGAMRAAAHGDLTNKVNVGVKTLGNFSMHLDRMITNMSSMVANIRTAAVMLGDTGKKLVDDTRALAERAAAQGQHLQQTSMHVKHVSETVAKNASAAQEVSMMTASLHKEADGAGKMMHLAMQSMGPLEVTSKRMSEIIGAIDGIAFQTNLLALNAAVEAARAGEQGRGFAVVAAEVRNLAKRSQGAAAEIRGLIAESSVRVGETVGNIKQINDTMESLISGIGEIAMNVNVMAEGSASQSVALEEVVHAVGDLDVLTQENTELVNRASFNSDRMIAQASTLEISVGDIQLRQGTADQARQLVFDALVHLRSVGYEQAVRDFHDPHGVFIDRDMYIFIFDRAGYYVVHGAMPEKNGTDLRAIAGLDAQKLVDDAWAVCDEEDGGWISYTITNPVSREVQAKASYVMPLDDHRLIGCGCYLNSQWLHV from the coding sequence ATGAACTTTTTTGCACCTGGCATAGCGTTACTCCGGCCTCTCTCTGGACGAGTACGTTTTTGGGTATTGCAGATACCGTTGGTGTCGGCCTTATCGGTGATTTTGGTGATGCACTTGTTTGAATCAAACAATGCGCCTCTGGATGGGCGCCTGGTTGCGGCACTGGCTTTCGTCGGGCTGTTGTGTTGGCTCTATTTGCAGTTGGCTTTTTTTGACATCACCCGTGGTGAACGCGACCGTACCGAAGGTGCGATGCGGGCAGCCGCTCATGGTGATCTGACCAACAAGGTCAATGTAGGTGTCAAGACGCTGGGTAACTTCAGTATGCATTTGGACAGAATGATCACCAACATGTCTAGTATGGTGGCCAACATCCGTACGGCAGCAGTGATGTTGGGTGATACGGGGAAAAAGTTGGTTGATGACACACGTGCGCTGGCTGAGCGCGCAGCAGCGCAAGGGCAACATTTGCAGCAAACCTCCATGCACGTCAAGCACGTGAGTGAAACCGTGGCCAAAAATGCTTCAGCGGCCCAAGAGGTCAGCATGATGACTGCCAGCCTGCACAAAGAGGCTGATGGAGCCGGAAAAATGATGCATTTGGCCATGCAGAGCATGGGGCCGCTGGAAGTCACTTCCAAACGTATGTCCGAGATCATCGGTGCGATTGATGGTATTGCTTTTCAAACCAATTTATTGGCCTTGAATGCTGCGGTTGAAGCCGCACGCGCGGGTGAGCAGGGGCGCGGCTTTGCGGTGGTGGCCGCCGAGGTGCGCAATTTGGCCAAACGCAGCCAGGGTGCGGCGGCAGAAATACGCGGTTTGATTGCGGAGTCGTCTGTGCGCGTGGGTGAAACGGTGGGCAATATCAAGCAAATTAATGACACCATGGAAAGTCTGATCTCCGGTATTGGTGAGATTGCCATGAATGTCAATGTGATGGCCGAAGGCAGTGCCTCCCAAAGTGTTGCGCTTGAAGAGGTTGTGCATGCGGTGGGCGATCTGGATGTCCTCACCCAGGAGAACACTGAATTAGTGAATCGTGCCAGCTTTAACTCTGATCGCATGATTGCCCAGGCTTCCACCCTGGAGATTTCGGTGGGGGACATTCAGCTACGTCAAGGTACGGCTGATCAGGCACGCCAGTTGGTATTTGATGCCTTGGTGCATCTGCGTAGTGTTGGCTACGAACAAGCTGTACGCGATTTTCATGATCCCCACGGTGTGTTCATTGACCGCGATATGTACATCTTTATTTTTGACCGTGCCGGTTACTACGTGGTGCATGGTGCCATGCCAGAAAAAAACGGCACAGACCTGCGGGCCATTGCTGGCCTGGATGCTCAAAAACTGGTGGATGATGCCTGGGCTGTGTGTGACGAAGAGGATGGCGGCTGGATCAGCTATACCATTACCAACCCAGTTTCGCGGGAAGTACAGGCCAAAGCTTCGTATGTGATGCCGCTGGACGATCACCGCTTGATTGGTTGCGGTTGTTATTTGAATTCGCAATGGCTTCATGTGTAG
- a CDS encoding response regulator, which produces MNLARILVVEDDEVMRTFVVNSLRRLGLQNIETATDGATALRTMVVFRPDLVLTDIHMQPMNGLDFVQQLRGHANPLVKNMKVIFMSADASPATLNEAMPLGTYGYIVKPPRLDTLKAKIELALK; this is translated from the coding sequence TTGAATCTTGCCCGAATTTTGGTGGTTGAAGACGATGAAGTGATGCGTACTTTTGTGGTTAACAGTTTGCGCCGCCTGGGGCTGCAGAACATTGAAACCGCAACAGACGGTGCAACGGCCCTGCGCACCATGGTGGTCTTTAGGCCTGATCTGGTGTTGACCGATATCCATATGCAGCCCATGAATGGCCTTGATTTTGTTCAGCAGTTGCGCGGACATGCCAATCCGTTGGTTAAAAATATGAAAGTGATTTTCATGAGTGCCGATGCCAGCCCAGCCACGCTGAACGAAGCAATGCCTCTGGGAACCTATGGCTACATCGTCAAACCTCCTCGACTTGATACCCTGAAAGCCAAAATTGAATTGGCACTGAAATAA
- a CDS encoding AzlD domain-containing protein has product MNGTDLWTMGVIVGLALVTVITRCFFFMSNQPWQLPHWAQRGLQYAPIAALAAVVAPEVVMAHGQLISTWQDARIYAALTGAVYFFWRKGQGQAVLGTIVSGMAVYLPLHLGLGW; this is encoded by the coding sequence ATGAACGGTACGGATCTCTGGACGATGGGCGTGATCGTGGGCTTGGCCCTGGTCACGGTGATCACTCGTTGTTTTTTCTTCATGAGTAACCAGCCCTGGCAGTTACCCCATTGGGCGCAGCGTGGGTTGCAATATGCGCCGATTGCTGCCTTGGCTGCCGTGGTGGCTCCCGAGGTGGTAATGGCGCATGGGCAACTCATCAGCACTTGGCAAGATGCCCGCATCTACGCCGCACTGACTGGGGCTGTCTATTTCTTTTGGCGCAAAGGGCAGGGTCAGGCGGTGCTCGGGACCATTGTGTCGGGTATGGCGGTTTACTTGCCGCTGCACTTGGGTTTGGGCTGGTAG
- a CDS encoding AzlC family ABC transporter permease — protein sequence MASVSPGLAAWGLMTGVAMVKSGMSPFEAVAMSLLVFAGSSQLAAMPLIAVGAPVWVILSTSFCVNLRFVVFSAHLRPYLMHLPLRWRLLHGYLTADMSYVLFTRHYHHPPVTELERREQMAYLSGGSLFNWISWQSASLLGIALTNVIPTHWGLGFAGILALLGVGCSLASSHLRRVSAGVAGMAAVVAYALPLKLNIVVAIASAVALCLIIEETGHKQAGRAT from the coding sequence ATGGCCTCGGTATCACCCGGTCTGGCAGCCTGGGGCTTGATGACCGGGGTGGCCATGGTCAAGTCGGGCATGAGCCCGTTTGAAGCTGTGGCCATGAGTTTGCTGGTGTTTGCCGGTAGCTCACAGCTGGCGGCCATGCCCTTGATTGCGGTGGGGGCTCCGGTGTGGGTGATTTTGTCCACCAGCTTTTGTGTCAACCTGCGTTTTGTGGTGTTCAGTGCGCACCTACGGCCCTATCTGATGCACTTGCCGTTGCGCTGGCGGTTGTTGCATGGTTATCTGACCGCCGATATGAGTTATGTGTTATTCACCCGGCATTACCACCATCCCCCGGTGACCGAGTTGGAGCGCCGCGAGCAAATGGCCTACCTGAGCGGTGGCAGCCTGTTCAACTGGATCAGCTGGCAAAGCGCCAGTTTGCTGGGCATCGCTCTGACCAATGTGATCCCGACCCATTGGGGGCTGGGTTTTGCCGGAATTTTGGCGTTGCTTGGGGTGGGGTGTTCATTGGCATCCAGCCATTTACGCAGGGTTTCAGCCGGAGTGGCTGGCATGGCGGCGGTGGTGGCCTATGCGCTGCCGCTCAAGTTGAATATTGTGGTGGCTATTGCCAGTGCAGTAGCCCTGTGCCTGATCATTGAAGAAACCGGGCACAAACAGGCTGGCCGCGCAACATGA
- the fmt gene encoding methionyl-tRNA formyltransferase, producing the protein MRLIFAGTPEFAAVALAALHAAGHDVVLVLSQPDRPAGRGMKLQASPVKQLALQLGIPVAQPRSLRLDGKYAEEAAVACQVIKAAQADAMVVAAYGLILPQWVLDVPHLGCFNIHASLLPRWRGAAPIHRAIEAGDAQTGITIMQMDAGLDTGDMLLSQSLPILPDDTTGRLHDRLAELGGRLMVQVLVMAGQQRLQPVAQPLEGITYASKINKAEAGIDWSQSAPTIARKVRAFNPFPGCTTQFGDEILKIWAAEPSTQTPEAAAVFGQIVAVAPVGIAVKAMNSVVLITELQRPSGKRLAVADFLRGNPVSIGQVLT; encoded by the coding sequence GTGAGGCTGATTTTTGCTGGGACGCCTGAATTTGCCGCCGTGGCGCTGGCCGCTTTGCACGCGGCCGGGCATGACGTGGTTCTGGTGCTCAGCCAGCCGGATCGTCCGGCCGGGCGTGGCATGAAACTTCAGGCCTCACCGGTCAAGCAACTGGCCCTGCAGTTGGGTATCCCGGTGGCACAACCGCGCAGCCTGCGGCTGGATGGCAAATACGCAGAAGAAGCGGCCGTTGCCTGCCAGGTGATCAAGGCGGCCCAGGCCGATGCCATGGTGGTGGCGGCATATGGCCTGATCCTGCCGCAATGGGTACTGGATGTGCCGCACCTGGGGTGCTTCAACATCCATGCCTCTTTGCTGCCACGCTGGCGTGGTGCAGCCCCCATTCACCGGGCCATTGAGGCAGGTGATGCCCAAACTGGCATCACCATCATGCAAATGGACGCGGGTCTGGACACGGGGGATATGTTGTTGAGCCAGTCGTTGCCGATCCTGCCTGATGACACCACGGGTCGATTACATGACCGGCTGGCCGAGCTGGGTGGCCGCTTGATGGTGCAGGTGCTGGTGATGGCTGGGCAGCAGCGGCTGCAACCGGTCGCCCAGCCGCTGGAGGGTATCACCTATGCCAGCAAGATCAACAAGGCCGAGGCCGGCATTGATTGGTCACAGTCGGCACCCACCATCGCCCGAAAAGTCCGCGCGTTTAACCCGTTTCCAGGGTGTACGACCCAATTCGGCGACGAAATACTCAAGATTTGGGCGGCAGAGCCCAGCACGCAGACACCTGAAGCAGCTGCTGTTTTTGGGCAAATAGTGGCTGTAGCGCCCGTAGGTATTGCAGTGAAAGCTATGAATTCTGTAGTTCTGATTACCGAGCTACAGCGTCCCAGCGGCAAGCGGCTTGCGGTGGCGGATTTCCTGCGTGGTAACCCTGTGTCCATCGGGCAGGTGTTGACTTGA
- the def gene encoding peptide deformylase — protein sequence MALLSILCFPDPKLHTVAKPVAAVDARIQTLMADMLETMYEAKGVGLAATQVDVHERLIVIDVSEGRDDPLVLINPRLIWVSPETHLNEEGCLSVPGIYDGVQRHDSIKVEALDGAGQNRLIEADGLLAVCIQHEMDHLMGKVFVEYLSPLKRNRIKTKMLKAQRGARE from the coding sequence ATGGCTTTACTCTCCATTCTTTGTTTTCCTGACCCTAAATTACACACCGTGGCCAAGCCAGTAGCTGCTGTGGATGCCCGCATTCAGACCCTGATGGCCGACATGCTTGAGACCATGTACGAGGCCAAGGGCGTGGGGCTCGCTGCCACGCAAGTGGATGTGCATGAGCGCTTGATCGTGATTGACGTGTCCGAGGGGCGTGATGATCCATTGGTGCTGATTAATCCCCGACTGATCTGGGTCAGCCCTGAAACACACTTGAACGAGGAGGGCTGCCTGTCGGTACCGGGTATTTATGACGGTGTACAGCGCCATGACAGCATCAAGGTCGAAGCGCTTGACGGAGCGGGTCAAAATCGCCTGATTGAGGCCGATGGCCTGTTGGCGGTGTGTATTCAGCACGAAATGGATCATTTGATGGGTAAGGTTTTTGTGGAATATTTATCGCCTCTCAAGCGCAATCGCATCAAGACCAAGATGCTCAAAGCTCAGCGCGGAGCTCGCGAGTGA
- a CDS encoding LysM peptidoglycan-binding domain-containing protein: protein MAKPYFDAVTATMTLTALACSLLAGPTSAQTFPISAQQRATANQVAQAGIPLGELKTDAPASYIVKAGDTLWGISNLFLNKAWRWPELWGMNLTDIKNPHRIYPGQTLFLDTSEGRARLRMRAASVDFDGSELPTVKVSPQTRVENLAASALPTLKNQMIEPFLAEPMIVDELTFNNAPRIVATQDSRVLITRGDRAYARGPAGAELIDNPSQKQKAYRIFRNATPLKDPLTAEVLGFEAQYVGKALLVRSETTQTSPGTDGKDITDIVPATLDIIEAKEEMRVGDRLLPEPPREFQSYMPHAPTSPVDARIVSVYGSAVANASQNQVVTINRGKRDGMESGHVLAILQDGARLLDKTDEGRPQIKLPDERNGLLMVFRTFERVSYALVLDITSGVKVGDHLVNPN from the coding sequence ATGGCGAAACCTTACTTTGACGCTGTTACGGCTACGATGACCCTGACGGCACTGGCTTGCAGCCTGCTAGCAGGCCCCACCAGCGCACAAACCTTCCCGATTTCAGCCCAACAACGCGCCACGGCCAACCAAGTGGCTCAAGCAGGCATACCTTTGGGCGAGCTCAAGACCGATGCCCCGGCCAGTTACATCGTGAAGGCCGGAGACACCCTGTGGGGTATCTCCAACTTGTTTTTGAACAAGGCTTGGCGCTGGCCTGAACTGTGGGGCATGAACCTGACCGACATTAAAAACCCGCACCGGATCTACCCGGGGCAAACGCTGTTTTTGGACACCAGCGAAGGACGTGCTCGCTTGCGTATGCGTGCGGCCAGTGTTGACTTTGACGGTAGTGAGTTGCCCACCGTCAAGGTATCCCCCCAGACCCGTGTGGAAAATTTGGCCGCCAGTGCCTTGCCCACTCTGAAAAATCAGATGATCGAGCCGTTTCTGGCTGAGCCGATGATCGTGGATGAGCTGACGTTCAACAATGCACCACGTATTGTGGCTACACAAGACAGCCGGGTGCTGATCACCCGTGGTGACCGGGCTTACGCACGCGGCCCGGCTGGCGCAGAGCTGATCGATAACCCTTCGCAAAAACAGAAGGCCTACCGGATATTTCGCAATGCCACCCCATTGAAAGATCCACTGACCGCGGAAGTACTGGGTTTTGAAGCCCAGTACGTTGGGAAAGCCCTGCTGGTGCGCAGTGAAACCACACAAACCAGCCCAGGCACTGATGGCAAAGACATCACTGACATCGTCCCAGCCACACTGGACATCATCGAGGCCAAAGAAGAAATGCGCGTGGGTGACCGCCTGCTGCCTGAGCCGCCGCGCGAATTCCAGAGCTACATGCCCCATGCCCCGACCAGTCCGGTAGACGCACGCATTGTGTCGGTGTATGGCAGCGCCGTGGCCAATGCATCACAGAACCAGGTGGTGACCATCAACCGTGGCAAACGCGATGGCATGGAAAGTGGTCATGTGCTGGCCATCCTGCAAGATGGTGCGCGCTTGTTGGACAAAACCGACGAGGGCCGCCCCCAGATCAAACTCCCCGACGAACGCAATGGTTTGCTGATGGTATTTCGCACCTTTGAGCGCGTCTCTTATGCACTGGTGCTGGACATCACCAGCGGTGTCAAGGTTGGTGACCACTTGGTCAACCCCAACTGA
- the dprA gene encoding DNA-processing protein DprA — MDRAELAAWLRLTLTPGVGNGSARKLLGAFGLPQTVFEQSASALAQVVNSTQVSALRSTPPELEALLTTTWTWLQQDDPQGIRRRIVALGDSNYPQALLNLEDPPLLLYLLGIAEFGKKSTVALVNQAQEATNNIAPYTIDPGQSLAVVGSRNPTPQGAVNAHRFAKAMAQAGLTIVSGLALGVDGAAHTGALEGGDTQAGGLTVAVVGTGLDRVYPKAHRDLAHRIALHGLLVSEYPLGTPPLTANFPKRNRLIAGLSNGTLVVEAALKSGSLITARLTSEQGKEVFAIPGSIHAAQSRGCHALIKQGAKLVESAQDILEELRWPSNVLSLSNSIAASALPTSTAGYFDAHALLLESLGYDPVGLDALQARCGLDAADLQAQLMGLELDGLVARLPGGLFQRLTKP, encoded by the coding sequence GTGGATCGCGCGGAACTCGCCGCCTGGTTACGCCTGACGCTCACGCCTGGAGTGGGCAATGGCAGCGCTCGCAAACTGCTGGGCGCTTTTGGCCTGCCCCAAACCGTTTTTGAGCAAAGTGCAAGTGCCTTGGCGCAAGTGGTCAACAGCACGCAAGTCAGCGCCCTGCGCAGCACGCCTCCGGAACTGGAAGCACTGCTCACCACCACTTGGACCTGGTTGCAACAAGATGACCCGCAGGGCATTCGTCGGCGCATCGTGGCGCTGGGTGACAGCAACTATCCCCAGGCCCTGCTCAACCTGGAAGACCCACCGCTGCTGCTGTATCTTCTGGGGATTGCAGAATTTGGAAAAAAGAGCACTGTAGCGCTTGTCAATCAAGCGCAAGAAGCTACAAATAACATAGCGCCCTACACCATTGACCCAGGCCAAAGTCTGGCCGTGGTGGGCAGCCGTAACCCGACACCGCAAGGAGCGGTGAACGCCCACCGCTTTGCCAAAGCCATGGCACAAGCCGGCCTGACCATTGTCAGCGGTCTGGCTTTGGGGGTGGATGGTGCGGCACACACAGGCGCACTGGAAGGTGGTGATACCCAGGCCGGAGGTCTGACCGTGGCCGTTGTGGGCACCGGACTGGATCGGGTCTACCCCAAAGCACACCGCGACCTGGCCCACCGGATCGCCCTGCATGGCCTGCTGGTCAGTGAGTACCCCCTGGGAACCCCACCGTTGACGGCCAATTTTCCCAAGCGCAACCGCCTCATTGCAGGCTTATCCAATGGCACCCTGGTGGTTGAGGCGGCACTGAAATCGGGCTCACTCATTACCGCACGGCTGACCTCGGAGCAGGGCAAAGAGGTGTTTGCGATTCCGGGCTCGATCCACGCGGCCCAGTCGCGCGGCTGCCACGCACTGATCAAACAAGGGGCCAAGCTGGTGGAGTCTGCACAAGACATCCTGGAAGAACTGCGATGGCCTTCCAATGTTCTCTCGCTCTCAAATTCAATAGCTGCCAGCGCTTTACCAACAAGCACTGCAGGATATTTTGATGCTCATGCCTTGTTGCTGGAATCACTCGGTTACGACCCCGTCGGCCTGGATGCGCTGCAAGCCCGTTGTGGTCTGGATGCAGCCGATCTGCAAGCCCAATTGATGGGGCTGGAGCTGGATGGTCTGGTGGCACGCTTGCCAGGCGGCTTGTTTCAGCGTTTGACCAAACCCTGA
- a CDS encoding DUF494 family protein: MSRYSGDMFEVLAFVYDNYWYGDTCPALPTLQRKLNQVGFADDEIVPALVWLEELKRASQNMLTSKWSADPWAQSTFLQPSASTMRVLSAAEQNHLGCDGWSYLLFLVSVGALPQARFELVMDRVMATPDAPMELDDLKLIVLMVYWSLGEEPAALVLDDLCDSHTGRIGH, from the coding sequence ATGTCGCGCTACAGTGGCGACATGTTTGAAGTCCTTGCATTTGTCTACGACAACTACTGGTACGGGGATACCTGCCCTGCGCTCCCGACCCTTCAACGCAAACTGAATCAGGTGGGTTTTGCCGACGATGAGATCGTGCCCGCACTGGTCTGGCTGGAGGAGCTTAAACGTGCCAGCCAGAACATGCTGACGAGCAAGTGGTCAGCAGATCCCTGGGCGCAATCAACCTTCTTGCAGCCCTCCGCTTCAACCATGCGGGTATTAAGCGCAGCTGAGCAAAACCACCTGGGGTGTGATGGCTGGTCTTACCTGCTCTTTTTGGTCTCTGTGGGGGCACTGCCCCAAGCACGGTTTGAGCTGGTGATGGATCGTGTCATGGCCACCCCCGATGCACCAATGGAGCTCGACGACCTGAAACTGATTGTGCTGATGGTTTACTGGAGCCTGGGTGAGGAGCCCGCTGCGCTGGTATTGGATGATTTGTGCGATAGCCACACTGGGCGTATCGGTCACTGA